GGCGTAGCGCGTCTTCGACCGTTACGTTTCGAAGCTGCTCCCTGGTCAAATCCCGAAAGGAGCCGCCCGAAGCGGTTAAGTTAATTGAAGCGATATCCTCAATACTCTCTCCATTCAGGCATTGAAAGATTGCCGAATGCTCGCTGTCGATTGGCAGCAAATTGACCCCTTTGCGACGGGCCAGCTCTGTGACAAGATGTCCTGCCGTCACAAGCGTTTCCTTGTTGGCCAGTCCGATGTCCCTTCCCGCCTCGATGGCGGCAAGCGTTGAGCGCAGACCGACGCTGCCCATAACTGCGGTCACTACATAATCGGCATCTCCACCGGCCGCTATCTGTACAAGTCCCTCATCCCCGCTGAACAGCTCAACCCCGGCGGGAAGCTGCGGCCGAATGTCGTCGGCAAGCTCCTTGCTGGCAACCGATACCCGCCGCGGTCTGAAGCGGCGGACCTGCTCCAGCAGAAGCGCCGTGTTGCTGCCCGCAGCGAGACCGTCAATTTCAAAGCTGTCCGGATGCATGGCCGCAACGTCGAGCGTTTGCGTCCCGATTGAACCGGTGGAGCCGAGAATGCTGATCTTTTTCAAGCGACACATACCTTCCTTCAAGTTAGTGATAGGGAATCAGCATCAATATATGTACGAACGGGAACACGATAATCCAGCTGTCGCATCGGTCTAGAATGCCTCCGTGACCGGGCAGCAGCGATCCCGAATCCTTGATGCCGTATGTCCTTTTATAAGCGGATTGAACAAGGTCCCCAAGCTGCCCCACAACGGCGGTGGCGAGACCGATAATCATCGCCCGCCCGAAAGTCAGCAAGTCGGGGGAAATTAAAGCAAACACAAAAGCAATTGCCATTGCGATGATCACACCGCCCACTGCGCCTTCGACCGTCTTATTGGGGCTGATTGCCGGCCACAGCTTTG
This region of Paenibacillus sp. URB8-2 genomic DNA includes:
- a CDS encoding 1-deoxy-D-xylulose-5-phosphate reductoisomerase, whose translation is MKKISILGSTGSIGTQTLDVAAMHPDSFEIDGLAAGSNTALLLEQVRRFRPRRVSVASKELADDIRPQLPAGVELFSGDEGLVQIAAGGDADYVVTAVMGSVGLRSTLAAIEAGRDIGLANKETLVTAGHLVTELARRKGVNLLPIDSEHSAIFQCLNGESIEDIASINLTASGGSFRDLTREQLRNVTVEDALRHPNWAMGAKITIDSATMVNKGLEVIEAHWLFGLPYEQIGVLLHPESIIHSFVEFRDSSIIAQLGNPDMRVPIQYALTYPQRWHSPAQRLSLAQAGQLTFREMDFARYPALRLAIECGKIGGTATTAFNAANEVAVARFLRRDIPFVRIEEILEEVLERHTAESHPSLEQIEDCDRAARTLAQSL